In a genomic window of Glycine max cultivar Williams 82 chromosome 13, Glycine_max_v4.0, whole genome shotgun sequence:
- the LOC100797658 gene encoding ACT domain-containing protein ACR3 isoform X1: MTKVCWPYFDPEYENFSNRINPPRVSVDNDSCHDCTLIKFDSINKPGILLEVVQILTDLDFIITKAYISSDGGWFMDVFHVTDQQGKKITDSKTIDFIEKTLGPKGQSTEGVKSWKGKRVGVHSIGDHTVIELIGRDRPGLLSEISAVLASLQFNVIAAEVWTHNRRIACVLYVNDATNQAMDDSKRLSIIEEQLNHILRGCEDDEKVARTSFSMGITHMDRRLHQMLFADRDYESAGVTTTDVDCPPCFRPNIRIERIVEKGYSVVSVKCKDRAKLMFDIVCTLTDMEYVVFHATISSEGQYASQEYFIRHMDGCTLDTEGEKERAIKCIEAAIQRRVSEGVSLELCAKDRVGLLSEVTRILRENGLTVSRAGVSTVGEKGLNVFYVRDASGNPVDMKIIEALHKEIGQTVMVNVKRIPAAYAKAPVETRGWARTSFFFGNLLERFLT; this comes from the exons TTTGATAGTATTAACAAACCTGGAATTCTGCTGGAAGTGGTGCAAATCCTGACAGACCTTGACTTCATAATTACCAAAGCTTACATATCGTCTGATGGTGGATGGTTTATGGATG TATTTCATGTCACGGATCAGCAAGGAAAGAAGATAACAGACAGCAAAACGATTGACTTCATTGAAAAG ACTCTAGGACCAAAAGGCCAGAGCACAGAAGGGGTGAAGAGTTGGAAAGGCAAAAGGGTTGGAGTGCACTCAATTGGTGATCACACAGTAATTGAGCTCATCGGTAGAGACCGCCCTGGTCTTTTGTCTGAGATATCAGCAGTCCTTGCCAGCCTCCAATTCAATGTCATTGCAGCTGAAGTTTGGACTCATAACAGGAGAATAGCTTGTGTCCTTTATGTCAATGATGCTACAAACCAAGCCATGGATGACTCAAAAAGACTGTCTATTATAGAGGAGCAACTCAACCACATCCTACGCGGGTGTGAGGATGATGAGAAAGTGGCTAGGACCAGTTTCTCAATGGGTATCACCCACATGGATCGGAGGCTCCACCAAATGCTGTTTGCTGATAGGGACTATGAAAGTGCTGGAGTAACAACAACAGATGTTGATTGTCCCCCTTGTTTTAGGCCAAATATTAGAATAGAACGTATTGTGGAAAAAGGTTACTCAGTGGTTAGTGTGAAATGCAAAGATCGGGCAAAATTGATGTTTGACATTGTTTGCACTCTCACTGACATGGAATATGTTGTTTTCCATGCTACAATCTCTTCCGAAGGGCAATATGCATCCCAG GAGTACTTTATCCGGCACATGGACGGATGCACACTTGATACTgaaggagagaaagaaaggGCCATCAAATGCATTGAAGCTGCCATACAAAGAAGAGTTAGCGAG GGTGTGAGTCTTGAGCTTTGTGCAAAGGACAGAGTGGGGTTGCTATCTGAAGTGACAAGGATTCTAAGAGAGAATGGCTTAACAGTTAGTAGGGCAGGTGTGTCAACTGTAGGGGAGAAAGGCCTCAATGTGTTCTATGTGAGAGATGCATCTGGGAACCCAGTGGACATGAAGATCATCGAAGCACTACACAAGGAAATTGGACAGACAGTGATGGTCAATGTGAAGAGGATACCAGCTGCCTATGCCAAAGCACCAGTTGAAACCCGAGGTTGGGCTAGAACAAGCTTCTTCTTTGGGAACTTGTTGGAAAGATT
- the LOC100797658 gene encoding ACT domain-containing protein ACR3 isoform X2, whose product MDVFHVTDQQGKKITDSKTIDFIEKTLGPKGQSTEGVKSWKGKRVGVHSIGDHTVIELIGRDRPGLLSEISAVLASLQFNVIAAEVWTHNRRIACVLYVNDATNQAMDDSKRLSIIEEQLNHILRGCEDDEKVARTSFSMGITHMDRRLHQMLFADRDYESAGVTTTDVDCPPCFRPNIRIERIVEKGYSVVSVKCKDRAKLMFDIVCTLTDMEYVVFHATISSEGQYASQEYFIRHMDGCTLDTEGEKERAIKCIEAAIQRRVSEGVSLELCAKDRVGLLSEVTRILRENGLTVSRAGVSTVGEKGLNVFYVRDASGNPVDMKIIEALHKEIGQTVMVNVKRIPAAYAKAPVETRGWARTSFFFGNLLERFLT is encoded by the exons ATGGATG TATTTCATGTCACGGATCAGCAAGGAAAGAAGATAACAGACAGCAAAACGATTGACTTCATTGAAAAG ACTCTAGGACCAAAAGGCCAGAGCACAGAAGGGGTGAAGAGTTGGAAAGGCAAAAGGGTTGGAGTGCACTCAATTGGTGATCACACAGTAATTGAGCTCATCGGTAGAGACCGCCCTGGTCTTTTGTCTGAGATATCAGCAGTCCTTGCCAGCCTCCAATTCAATGTCATTGCAGCTGAAGTTTGGACTCATAACAGGAGAATAGCTTGTGTCCTTTATGTCAATGATGCTACAAACCAAGCCATGGATGACTCAAAAAGACTGTCTATTATAGAGGAGCAACTCAACCACATCCTACGCGGGTGTGAGGATGATGAGAAAGTGGCTAGGACCAGTTTCTCAATGGGTATCACCCACATGGATCGGAGGCTCCACCAAATGCTGTTTGCTGATAGGGACTATGAAAGTGCTGGAGTAACAACAACAGATGTTGATTGTCCCCCTTGTTTTAGGCCAAATATTAGAATAGAACGTATTGTGGAAAAAGGTTACTCAGTGGTTAGTGTGAAATGCAAAGATCGGGCAAAATTGATGTTTGACATTGTTTGCACTCTCACTGACATGGAATATGTTGTTTTCCATGCTACAATCTCTTCCGAAGGGCAATATGCATCCCAG GAGTACTTTATCCGGCACATGGACGGATGCACACTTGATACTgaaggagagaaagaaaggGCCATCAAATGCATTGAAGCTGCCATACAAAGAAGAGTTAGCGAG GGTGTGAGTCTTGAGCTTTGTGCAAAGGACAGAGTGGGGTTGCTATCTGAAGTGACAAGGATTCTAAGAGAGAATGGCTTAACAGTTAGTAGGGCAGGTGTGTCAACTGTAGGGGAGAAAGGCCTCAATGTGTTCTATGTGAGAGATGCATCTGGGAACCCAGTGGACATGAAGATCATCGAAGCACTACACAAGGAAATTGGACAGACAGTGATGGTCAATGTGAAGAGGATACCAGCTGCCTATGCCAAAGCACCAGTTGAAACCCGAGGTTGGGCTAGAACAAGCTTCTTCTTTGGGAACTTGTTGGAAAGATT